Proteins from a single region of Salvelinus sp. IW2-2015 unplaced genomic scaffold, ASM291031v2 Un_scaffold2327, whole genome shotgun sequence:
- the LOC112073643 gene encoding LOW QUALITY PROTEIN: gap junction beta-1 protein-like (The sequence of the model RefSeq protein was modified relative to this genomic sequence to represent the inferred CDS: inserted 2 bases in 1 codon) produces MNWGSFYAVISGVNRHSTGIGRIWLSVIFIFRIMVLVVAAESVWGDEKSGFTCNTQQPGCNSVCYDQFFPISHIRLWALQLILVSTPALLVAMHVAHRRHINKKILKKSGRVSPKELEQIKNQKFAIXGALWWTYMISVLFRIVLEVGFLYIFYLIYPDFKMFRLVKCDSYPCPNTVDCFVSRPTEKTIFTVFMLSVSGVCVLLNLARXAYLIGRACLRCIHGTRKRLR; encoded by the exons ATGAACTGGGGGTCCTTTTACGCCGTAATCAGCGGCGTAAACAGGCATTCCACCGGCATTGGCCGCATCTGGTTGTCTGTCATCTTCATCTTCAGAATCATGGTCCTCGTGGTGGCGGCCGAGTCGGTCTGGGGTGACGAGAAGTCTGGCTTCACCTGCAACACCCAGCAGCCCGGCTGCAACTCTGTCTGCTATGACCAGTTCTTTCCCATCTCACACATCCGCCTGTGGGCCTTGCAACTCATCCTGGTGTCCACGCCTGCTCTCCTAGTGGCCATGCATGTAGCCCATCGCAGACACATCAACAAGAAGATCCTGAAGAAGTCCGGGCGCGTTTCCCCTAAGGAGCTGGAACAAATCAAGAATCAGAAGTTTGCGATCYCAGGCGCCCTCTGGTGGACCTACATGATCAGTGTGCTGTTTAGGATCGTTCTGGAAGTCGGCTTCCTTTATATATTCTACCTGATCTACCCTGACTTCAAGATGTTCCGTCTGGTCAAGTGTGACTCGTACCCCTGTCCCAACACTGTGGACTGCTTCGTGTCGCGACCCACGGAGAAAACCATCTTCACCGTGTTCATGCTCTCCGTGTCGGGGGTGTGTGTTCTCCTCAACCTGGCGAG TGCCTACCTGATTGGTCGAGCCTGTCTGAGGTGTATCCATGGAACCAGGAAGAGACTAAGGTAG